AAGTTAGGACCATACTTCGAGTCACACACCATAGAAGTTAAAACCAATTATCCTCTGCAAAAGGTTTTACACAAACCGGAGCTGTTAGGGTGATTGTCTACCTAGGTGGTAATATTGTCAGCCTATGATATCAGGTATGTTCTATGAAAGGCCATAAAAGCTCAGGTGCTAGCCGAATTTATCGCAAAAATGACTCCACAATTAGAACCTAAAGAGTCCCTTAAACAACTATAGAGGAGTGGAAGATTTGGGCCGACAGAGCTTGCGGGCCGGGGGTTCCGAAATCGAGATCCTGTTGCAGTCTCAAATCGGTATAAAGTTTCAGTATGCGGCAAAACTCACCTTCAATGCCACCAACAATGTAGCCGAGTATGAGACTGTAATAATGGCCTTGAGAATCGTCAATGAATTAggtataaaaaaatctattatttttattgactCAAAATTAATTGTTAATCAGTGCTAAGGACAATTCAAAGTTCAAAAACTGAATCTTGTCAAATATGAGGAAAAAGTTCGGTCCCTAATAGAGAGGATCAAAGACGGATAAGGCACAGTCCAGCATATTTCTATTACGCCTGTAATCGCAGGATTACTAACTTATTAACCGGCAATATCTCTTATCAAAGTAGCTAGTTACATCATTACCGGTTTATcggaaaatgctatatttattttcacctttttacaatataaaagggaAGAATTACATGGACAATAATACACTATTCTCTCACACAAAAAACTTTAAGTAATTTATTgcatttattttcctttctaaTATTCTAACTTGAGTGTGAGAGTACAAAGTGAAAAATGTGCGTTTTTTTATGAGAGACTTGGTTGAATTTTTGACATGTTATAAGTAATAAAATACACatattaattgaaataaaaaaataattttcatggtTTGAAAGAGTCTTCTTTAAaccatttaaataaattaaatctaccaataaaaattttagtttgaagGAGAGTGCTTTCAaaccattttaaaaattttaaatagcaaaatttgaaatgtaagaattattagtttgaaggagagtttgttttaactattttaaccattttaaagaattttaaataaattaaatctaaaaataaaaattatggagtGCTTCTTAaaccattttaaatttttttaataaattaactttaaaaaataaaattatggtcTGAATGAGAGTCCGGCTAAAAAATTTAGATGCATCTTATTTAGCCATTGATGAAAGGTATACAGATTTAATTGGGCTTATTTCCCATGGGTTTTGTTGAGCTAGGTCCTTTAATGCGGTTCGGTTCTCTCTATATTATGGATTTCCATTTTTCTATTTCGTCTACCCGCTTTCCctggagagaaagagagagatagagCGAGCGAGCGAGCGAGAGCAATCCCTTCCTCCACTGCTTCGCTCGCCCAAATCAGAAAAGTTAACGGCAGAAAACGCCGGAGAGGAACACGAAAGGGAAGTAGCGCGCTCATTGCTAGGGTTTCCTCAGAGATAAATCCTCACAACGCTCTTCGAAACTACAAATTTCGACTCTTCAGTGGCACCATTACTGTTCCTAAACTCTTCATGCAGCAGTATTTAAACAGCCTTGTTTGTTTCTCTGGAAAATTATTTGGAATCTGGTTAGTTTTGGAAGAAAAGGTATTTCTTCAAAGCCGTCGTTCATATTTCTGATTATAAGAAGTTTGGGAAAAATTACGTTGTTGCTATTTCACTGGTTtcttgaaatattttattttattctcgaTTCTTTCAGTTTTTTAAGTGTACCTGTGAAATTAAGACAGTGAGGGTTTTTGAGTagctctctattttttttttattaatattctttGAAATATAATTTGCATTATTGCCAATTATATTTTTGCAGCAATTATATTGCTAATGAAATTAGGGTTTCGAGGGCTTTGGTATAGATACTTGGGGTctgctttcttattatttctaTTTGATTTGCTTCATGATAGGTTTTTTACCTGTTTATGTTTCAaagttatttcttttattttccaaCAGTCCATGGGTTTGATTGCTTAATATGCTGCTATGTACTTCTTCACGGTTTGTGGTGTTTTCCCAATCCCAAGTGCTATCTGCTGCTTTCACGACATTTTTCTGTCTCTGTAATGCTGCTATTTCTCCATGATCGAGTTAATTGCAAATAGTAGAGCTTTGTTACTTATTTATTGGGAAAAAAACTAATTGCCCTTTTCTCCCTTCGACAGTTTTAGGTTTCTCCTTTCTGAAACACTCTGCTGAATGCTTTAACGGGAAGACTTGACAAATCAGAATATGGTACAGGCCAACGAAATTGAGAGCATTGGGTTCAAGTGGGGAAAAAAGAGAGGAATTGGTGGAAAAAAGAAAGATGTACAATTTTACGAATCTTTTACTTATGATGATGTGGAGTATGCGCTATATGACTCTGTTTATATATATGCGGACGGTGAGACTGAGCCTTACATCGGCAAACTTATAAAGATATGGGAGAATTCTGATAAGACGAAGAAAGTAAAAATTTTATGGTTCTTTCGTCCTTGTGAGATATCAAATTTTCTTGAAGCTGACAAGGCGGTGGAGAATGAATTGTTTTTGGCATCTGGTGAAGGTGTAGGCCTTGCAAATGTTAATCCTCTGGTAATTATATTTTGAtaccttttttttccttttatctttTTGAGATATCAAATGTTAAATCCTTAAATAATTTCTTATGAAaatgtaattaataatttatttatttttcggGGAGGGTGAATAACTTCtgacaattaattttaattatttttaagtactatttaattttttttttgacaatTTTGGGGCAGGGCATGGTCCCAATGAAGCTCTGCCGCTGAACCTGAATTTTATAGCAACtgcttttttacttttatctgGATTAGCATTTGTTGAGCTCCTTATAGTTGACAGTATTACCAATTATTCATTGAATTGAGATATCAATTTCCTCTCCTATTTTTTTTGTCTGTTGGAATTGACATTTATATAAAGAATTTTCTGTATTTTCCTTCCATGTTAGAGGTACTTATATACATGAGTCGCGGAGAGCTCAAGGGCTGTCTTACCTGGACCCTTAGCTTAACTTTGATGTTATCATTGGACACGGCTAAATTGTTCATGTTGGGTTTTCCCAATGCAGTTGAAGATTGCATGAAACATTGATGAGTCAAACACTTGGATATTTGTCCATAATGGAAGAGTCAATTTATCAATGGTTAAAGTGATGATTCTGTTAAGAAGCTTTTAAAGCCAGCAATTCCATAACCAATTAACTCTAGCATATGGCTTCGAGAATCATAAAACCTTTGCATATGGCTTTACCAATCCATCTCTTACATATGCCTTTCACAATTAGAATTAAGAGTTGGGTACTTCAGATTTATCTATATTTGGTACTAGATTCTTAGTCAAATGCGAAGCCTTGAGCAAAATGATATCTATTAAATGATTATTCTGTTGGTTAAACAAGTGGAAACCCTTTTGTATGTGAATTTAGTATAATCGTTTTTTTCCCTTGTGCAAGTATTTGTAATTGCATTTGTTTTTCTGCATTGTGGTGGAgttttttgaattgaattgaaacgTGCTGGCACTACTTTAAGCAGTAATGAAATTGTTTCACTATTTTATTGTATTGAGATGTTATTAATGTACTTCCATAGTAACGTATTTAGCGTATGTGGAGGTGCGTAATATAATTTAAGCTATGGATTTGCTAATTTTTCATGTGCCAATTCAGGAACCTATTGCTGGAAAATGTAATGTTGTTTGCATTTCAAAGGACAGCAGAAATCCGCAGCCCTCATATGAAGAAATTGAAATGGCTGACTTCATATTTTACCGCACATTTGATGTTGGGCACCGTGTGATCACGGATAAGATAGATGATAAAATTGCTGGAATTGACGGTATGTGTTATTTGGCCTTGAATGCTCCTGTTTTTTGGTAGCATTTAGTTGGTTAACTGTTGATTGTTAAGGTTTTTTTGTATGTCTGCTGTGTTTGTAATTGTTGCAGTTAGGTTTTTACTTAACAGTGTCAGTATTCAGAAACCCAGTGCTGTTCCTAAACCTGATTCAAATGATAAAGAAATCATTGGAAATGCTGTAGTTGCTGGAGTGGTAGACAAGAATGTATCGGGGAAACCTTTGAAGCTTGATGACAGTTCAACTGATGCTTCAACAAAAGAAAATTCAGTTTCTAGAGAAAATAAAGCAGCAATTATGACATCTGTCAAACAAAAATCTGGTCTTGGGAAGAAGCCTGATTCTTATACCAATTCAAGATCTGACAATGAAGAAATTGCACATCTGAAAACTGCATTGGTGAAACAGAAGTCCTCGCTGGGAGAGAAGCATGCATCTAAATCAGGTGTAGAGTTGGCTGAAATGGCGAAAATAACTAAATGGGAAAGCATGTCTAATGATAAGATCACTTCAAGGTCTAAAGACAATGTTAGTAGTGAAAGTAAAGCCAGTAGTATTCCTGCTATTGAGATTCATGCTGAGAAGAAAGGAAAAGCTACTAAAGATTCTGTTAGATCTAGTGATAGACCATCTAAGCTAGCAAATTTTGATGATTCTGTGAAAGCATCAGTTAATGGCAGGAATACTTTGCAGAAATTAAATCTTGATTCTGGTGGCAGTGATGCGAAGGCTCTAGATCGAACAACCACTGCTTCTGATGACAAATCTAAACGTAAACTCACTAAGAATCCCTCTTGGACTGAGAACATCTCTTTAAAGAAAACAAAGCTTGATGAGAAGCTTACAAAACATGCGATAGGCCAATTGCTTGAAGCATCTCCTAGGGAGGCTTCAAATAGTGTGAGCAAAACTACAGATCAAAAAGTGGAAG
The genomic region above belongs to Manihot esculenta cultivar AM560-2 chromosome 3, M.esculenta_v8, whole genome shotgun sequence and contains:
- the LOC110611500 gene encoding protein ANTI-SILENCING 1 isoform X2, whose translation is MVQANEIESIGFKWGKKRGIGGKKKDVQFYESFTYDDVEYALYDSVYIYADGETEPYIGKLIKIWENSDKTKKVKILWFFRPCEISNFLEADKAVENELFLASGEGVGLANVNPLEPIAGKCNVVCISKDSRNPQPSYEEIEMADFIFYRTFDVGHRVITDKIDDKIAGIDVRFLLNSVSIQKPSAVPKPDSNDKEIIGNAVVAGVVDKNVSGKPLKLDDSSTDASTKENSVSRENKAAIMTSVKQKSGLGKKPDSYTNSRSDNEEIAHLKTALVKQKSSLGEKHASKSGVELAEMAKITKWESMSNDKITSRSKDNVSSESKASSIPAIEIHAEKKGKATKDSVRSSDRPSKLANFDDSVKASVNGRNTLQKLNLDSGGSDAKALDRTTTASDDKSKRKLTKNPSWTENISLKKTKLDEKLTKHAIGQLLEASPREASNSVSKTTDQKVEVTRRPEADKSKWFKMPKEAVSTSHCSQPNTIEYDMAMDWCLLQERTDLEWKHLYKQQGQELRKLKANLKSK
- the LOC110611500 gene encoding protein ANTI-SILENCING 1 isoform X1 — its product is MVQANEIESIGFKWGKKRGIGGKKKDVQFYESFTYDDVEYALYDSVYIYADGETEPYIGKLIKIWENSDKTKKVKILWFFRPCEISNFLEADKAVENELFLASGEGVGLANVNPLEPIAGKCNVVCISKDSRNPQPSYEEIEMADFIFYRTFDVGHRVITDKIDDKIAGIDVRFLLNSVSIQKPSAVPKPDSNDKEIIGNAVVAGVVDKNVSGKPLKLDDSSTDASTKENSVSRENKAAIMTSVKQKSGLGKKPDSYTNSRSDNEEIAHLKTALVKQKSSLGEKHASKSGVELAEMAKITKWESMSNDKITSRSKDNVSSESKASSIPAIEIHAEKKGKATKDSVRSSDRPSKLANFDDSVKASVNGRNTLQKLNLDSGGSDAKALDRTTTASDDKSKRKLTKNPSWTENISLKKTKLDEKLTKHAIGQLLEASPREASNSVSKTTDQKVEVTRRPEADKSKWFKMPPWEERMQNAHAEGRLVLLQNLDPSYTSAEVEDIVWHAFKENCTAKMIQRTAFSSPHSGQAFVIFKTSEAAEIAVEKLDESCLMLSNGRPLVGSIATLSFPGKPSTFFGHIYIDKLRLQMQREMKEAVSTSHCSQPNTIEYDMAMDWCLLQERTDLEWKHLYKQQGQELRKLKANLKSK